From the genome of Homalodisca vitripennis isolate AUS2020 chromosome 8, UT_GWSS_2.1, whole genome shotgun sequence, one region includes:
- the LOC124368093 gene encoding integrator complex subunit 10-like — translation MSAGERVCDLIPLLGATSTLDLPIKQLFKLLHKSIEFYLCYVMNKNKAIQDLPVSEGTIDDPWGNLFRVLEMVGRKLNWELSDIFKLPIKKDKVWQRIVQFHRMYAEQPKHGQQLLYCTLLQFLSCLHDYCSALDPMSGSSMVLVEGVAGEPHGEPPAKMRKVDTTEDPLSTEWTVGDPSQTTIIENFQFAFQCWQLLYSSEYLEREFAKLSPMLGLDQWISGFLWDVALYQGRHEECLRMLTGQELTRKIHLRLASTNFFLGHYQNMLDNILGAVSCWPPHSQVGSLSMVAPREGKRRHLHFLPLRRFPTLQYCCRLLITALKSKMVHVTMECDLAMGHMLVLMQLDWPHHESLQAEVTERIRQRGSFTYALFTKYIVLPDIVDEFMLLSTENLPLDILPPSSNQMLNHRRMSTRGVDKGAKEDFKLAMKRQVARSSEPMDSLIITFLTEQRDLIGHSLT, via the exons ATGTCGGCGGGGGAGAGGG TTTGTGACCTGATACCCCTACTGGGAGCTACATCCACATTGGACCTTCCCATAAAACAGCTGTTTAAGCTGCTGCACAAGTCAATAGAGTTTTACCTGTGTTACGTGATGAACAAGAACAAGGCTATTCAg GATTTACCGGTGTCAGAGGGAACTATAGATGACCCTTGGGGAAATCTGTTCCGAGTGTTGGAGATGGTCGGACGCAAACTGAACTGGGAATTGAGTGACATCTTCAAGTTACCAAT AAAGAAGGACAAGGTATGGCAGAGAATAGTTCAGTTCCACCGAATGTATGCAGAACAACCCAAACACGGCCAGCAGCTGCTGTACTGCACTCTGCTGCAGTTCCTCAGCTGTCTGCACGACTATTGCTCAGCCCTTGACCCAA TGTCTGGTAGCAGCATGGTGCTGGTGGAAGGGGTGGCGGGAGAGCCGCACGGTGAGCCCCCCGCCAAGATGCGAAAGGTGGACACCACCGAGGACCCACTGAGTACAGAGTGGACCGTCGGCGATCCCTCGCAGACCACCATCATCGAAAACTTCCAATTCGCCTTCCAGTGCTGGCAACTGCTCTACAGCTCCGAATATTTAGAGAGAG AGTTCGCTAAGCTGAGCCCAATGTTGGGGCTGGACCAGTGGATATCGGGTTTTCTGTGGGACGTGGCACTGTACCAAGGCCGGCACGAGGAATGTCTCCGCATGTTGACTGGGCAGGAACTGACGCGCAAGATTCATTTGAGGCTCGCTTCCACCAATTTCTTCCTGGGTCACTATCAG AATATGTTGGACAATATCCTTGGGGCTGTGTCGTGTTGGCCACCCCACTCCCAGGTCGGCTCCCTGTCCATGGTTGCCCCCAGAGAGGGCAAGAGACGTCATCTACACTTCCTGCCTCTCCGACGATTCCCTACCCTGCAATACTGCTGCAGACTGCTCATCACTGCTCTCAAG AGCAAGATGGTGCATGTGACTATGGAGTGTGACCTGGCTATGGGTCACATGCTGGTGCTGATGCAGCTGGACTGGCCACACCACGAGAGTCTGCAGGCCGAAGTCACCGAGCGGATACGGCAGCGTGGAAGCTTCACCTACGCTCTCTTCACCAAGTACATTGTCCTGCCTGACATAGTTGATGAGTTCATGCTCTTGTCTACAGAGAACTTGCCCCTTGACATCCTCCCACCCTCGTCCAACCAAATGCTCAA CCATCGTCGGATGTCGACACGTGGTGTGGACAAGGGTGCAAAGGAAGACTTCAAGTTGGCAATGAAGCGACAAGTGGCGCGCAGCTCGGAGCCCATGGACAGTTTGATCATCACCTTCCTGACAGAGCAGAGAGACCTGATCGGTCACAGCCTCACATGA
- the LOC124367447 gene encoding uncharacterized protein LOC124367447 codes for MMAVRDFCDLHHTFSNTSLATPPRSNSVQQPRPQRKDPRFLSHESKGYKNFRTYTRCDQVFSVLPKTHVPLKEFSRYTRLPSIGGNVPGERPKLLRQLTYTVLQPVYVRGPSELTKFSQTHEAKKNSQKIWKKRLLPNRIRTQEEVLKELTERKRRMQEKFSRSVHGHRIEVSEKLIDTSKKVQVEGVNNAKGAFWIGI; via the coding sequence ATGATGGCAGTGAGAGATTTTTGTGATTTGCACCACACTTTCTCAAACACATCATTGGCAACACCTCCGCGCTCAAATTCTGTGCAGCAACCCCGTCCGCAACGTAAGGATCCAAGATTTTTATCTCATGAAAGTAAAGGTTATAAGAACTTCAGGACATATACAAGGTGTGATCAAGTGTTTAGTGTTTTGCCCAAGACTCATGTACCTTTGAAGGAGTTTTCGCGCTACACTCGGCTTCCCTCAATTGGTGGAAACGTTCCTGGAGAGAGGCCAAAACTACTTCGCCAGTTGACTTACACTGTTCTACAGCCAGTCTACGTGAGGGGACCATCAGAGTTAACCAAATTCAGTCAAACTCACGAAGCCAAGAAGAATAGTCAGAAAATTTGGAAGAAGAGACTGCTCCCTAACAGAATCAGGACTCAGGAAGAAGTCCTGAAGGAGCTAACTGAAAGAAAGAGGCGGATGCAGGAGAAGTTTTCGAGAAGCGTTCATGGACATCGAATTGAAGTTAGTGAGAAGTTGATTGATACTTCTAAAAAAGTTCAGGTAGAAGGTGTGAATAATGCAAAGGGAGCTTTTTGGATAGGCATTTAA